In Silene latifolia isolate original U9 population chromosome 3, ASM4854445v1, whole genome shotgun sequence, a single window of DNA contains:
- the LOC141649042 gene encoding uncharacterized protein LOC141649042, with protein MGNSSIVTVQGKGRVLPNLASGKTLELNNVLHVPDIRRNLLSDSLLNKAGVKLTIESDKLVLTKNGNFVGKDFCNARLFVLDVETINKNISPTVYIAESVSLWHARLGNVNVGPNLHVVSCSSSHESAPVNELVEPRRGKRVRTTTSFGPDFVTTLLTENLCLSEHDINVFILEEDPRTYIEAMQSVDSSFWREVINSKIESIISNNTWVLKELPSGCKTLSNKWVFKRKLKLDGPVDKFKARLVVCGNLQTKGLDFFDTYSPVTKVSTIRALVALASAHNLVIDQMDVKTAFLNGDLHEQIYMKQPEDVLLQVKRIRFVN; from the exons ATGGGAAACTCTAGCATTGTTACAGTACAAGGGAAGGGAAGAGTCCTTCCCAATTTGGCATCCGGAAAGACTCTTGAACTAAATAATGTGCTGCATGTACCCGACATTCGGAGAAACCTCTTATCCGACTCTCTACTTAACAAGGCTGGTGTTAAATTAACCATTGAATCTGATAAGCTTGTTCTCACCAAAAATGGGAATTTCGTGGGAAAGGATTTCTGTAACGCTCGTTTATTTGTACTTGATGTTGAGACCATTAATAAGAATATTTCTCCTACTGTTTATATTGCTGAGTCCGTTTCTTTATGGCATGCAAGATTAGGAAACGTTAATGTGGG TCCTAATTTACATGTTGTATCTTGTTCTTCATCTCATGAGTCTGCACCTGTCAACGAACTTGTGGAACCTAGAAGAGGTAAACGTGTCAGAACCACAACTAGCTTTGGACCAGACTTTGTCACGACCTTGTTAACTGAAAACTTGTGTCTAAGTGAACATGACATAAATGTTTTTATACTTGAAGAGGACCCTAGAACTTATATAGAGGCCATGCAATCGGTTGATTCTTCCTTTTGGCGTGAGGTTATTAATAGTAAAATTGAGTCTATAATAAGTAACAATACGTGGGTTTTGAAAGAACTTCCTAGTGGTTGTAAAACTTTAAGTAATAAATGGGTTTTTAAAAGGAAACTTAAGCTAGACGGGCCTGTTGACAAATTCAAGGCTAGATTGGTAGTTTGTGGAAACCTTCAAACAAAGGGTCTAGACTTCTTTGACACGTATTCACCCGTGACTAAAGTATCCACAATTAGAGCGTTGGTAGCACTTGCATCTGCTCATAACCTTGTCATAgatcaaatggacgttaaaacTGCCTTTTTAAATGGTGACCTGCATGAGCAAATTTACATGAAACAACCCGAGGATGTGTTGCTCCAGGTCAAGAGGATAAGGTTTGTAAATTAA